A single Denticeps clupeoides chromosome 7, fDenClu1.1, whole genome shotgun sequence DNA region contains:
- the LOC114794066 gene encoding zinc finger protein 629, whose product MSALVSFHSRLMSIMDTLAKTAAFEIGQLVDLEMCRSRAEVAALRSKLRLMETLLWNVGGPSRHVCGEAPRDRDRDVVKREAARGRQWDGLDAPPVRDEGFPGSHDEECVGQPQQVLVKEEPCDEEPLSEIRAGRSIGVDGGIGTLERGKTASGGLQDAPRPSSAFGSSAETFSFTHPEKQEVKVSPNPIMPNQEKKATPVSASPPQALQRLNLAKNLRGHSAAAFASDKRFPCTHCGKRFRCFSQLEIHQRSHTGEKPFRCTLCGKRYAQKGHLYTHQRTHTGEKPYRCLVCGKGFIQKCTLDMHHRTHTGEKPFLCVRCGKGFTKKCNLKKHLSVHADVSSGARSPPDAPGHRRDRLAAAL is encoded by the exons ATGTCTGCCCTGGTCTCCTTCCACTCCCGGTTGATGTCCATCATGGACACTCTGGCGAAAACCGCGGCGTTCGAGATCGGCCAACTTGTGGACCTGGAGATGTGCCGCAGCCGGGCCGAGGTCGCCGCGCTCCGGAGCAAACTGCGGCTCATGGAGACGCTGCTGTGGAACGTTGGAGGGCCGTCGCGCCACGTCTGCGGGGAAGCCCCCCGGGACCGGGACCGGGACGTGGTGAAAAG AGAAGCGGCGCGTGGGAGGCAGTGGGACGGATTGGATGCCCCCCCAGTCCGGGACGAGGGTTTTCCTGGGAGTCACGACGAAGAA TGTGTAGGTCAGCCTCAGCAGGTTCTCGTCAAGGAGGAGCCTTGTGACGAGGAACCGCTCAGCGAGATAAGGGCTGGACGGAGCATCGGTGTAGACG GAGGGATTGGGACTTTAGAAAGAGGGAAGACGGCCTCTGGTGGACTTCAGGACGCCCCTCGTCCTTCTTCGGCTTTCGGGAGTTCAGCAGAGACATTTTCATTCACACACCCAGAGAAGCAGGAAGTGAAGGTGTCGCCAAACCCCATTATGCCAAATCAGGAGAAAAAGGCCACGCCCGTCAGCGCCAGCCCCCCGCAAGCTCTCCAGAGGCTGAACTTGGCGAAGAACCTGCGGGGCCACAGCGCGGCCGCGTTCGCCAGCGACAAGCGCTTCCCCTGCACGCACTGCGGGAAGCGCTTCCGCTGCTTCAGCCAGCTGGAGATACACCAGAGGAGccacaccggcgagaagccctTCCGGTGCACGCTGTGCGGGAAGCGCTACGCCCAGAAGGGCCACCTGTACACGCATCAGCGCACccacaccggagagaagccctaccgctGCCTGGTCTGCGGCAAGGGCTTCATTCAGAAATGTACCCTGGACATGCACCACCGGACCCACACGGGCGAGAAGCCTTTCCTCTGTGTGCGCTGCGGCAAGGGCTTCACCAAAAAGTGCAACCTTAAGAAGCACCTGTCGGTCCATGCCGACGTGAGCAGCGGCGCACGTAGTCCGCCCGACGCCCCGGGCCACCGGCGGGATCGGCTGGCCGCTGCcctctga